Part of the Candidatus Zixiibacteriota bacterium genome, GCAGATTGCTCATATCGCTTCGAGTTAGAACCACTCTGGCGCCTTTTTTTTCCAGTTCATTTTTCAAGGAAATGGCAATTTTCAGATTTGCCTCGCTTTCCCTGAGACCGGTGGGGCCGATTGCACCCGGATCAGCGGAATGTCCAGGGTCAATAACTATAACTTTATCTTTAAGCCCTACAGTCAGTTGTGGTGATTTATTAATTATCAACTTGAACTTGTGTCCCTCGTAATATCCATCATATCCCCAGATTGGTTTCTTAAATCGAAGACGCAATTGATATAGTTCCGGCTCCACCTGAGACCAGGTTGCAATCTCCAGATCCTTATCCTTGAAATCATAACGGATCCAGTCGGTATTGGAATAGACCCCGTACAGGGTAAGAAGAATGGTTCGTGAATCCTCTTCCTCGATACGAAAAGGATGTTTTGCGGAAAGGGGCATTTCCACCAGGAGATGATCAGGTGCGGCGAACGTCCGAATGGTTCGGAGATTGGAAATGGCCGGCGGCAATCCCGGCTCCAGCATTTTGACGGAATTTCGATTGACCCAGCCATATTGGGTTTGAGATAATTTTAGTTTGAGCCATTCTCCTTCTCCGCCGACCGCTTGCGCCGTCACCTCCTTGGGCTGAAAAATGGTCAGATACCCCAAGCGGGGACCGACCCGGATAATCTGCACCGAATCGATAAACTCCACCTGACGAGGCCAGCCGTTCGGATTGACCCGGATATAATAGGGGGAGCTATCGATTTTGGCGGCACCGTTAAGCTTCAGAAGAGACAGAAAATTGAAATCAATCATTTCCGCCGGGTGGTCAAGAATCCGTTTCAAGACTTTCTTCATATCAGGAGCAACCAGATGATAGATCAGGCGTGTGGAATCCGGCCGTTTCTCAAATCCAATATTCAGAAAGCCTTCATAGTATCCCCGCGCATGAAGCGACTCCGGAATCCGCCCCTGCTCAAATAATGATTCTCCCCGGTATGGTTGCACCCCGGGCGGCAATTCCGCCATAGGTATGGAGTCGGACAAACCGGGAATGGCAAAATAAGCCAAACATCCCGGAGTACCGCGAAAACCGACCACCAGCCTGTCACCGGAGCCGAGCAACAGATTACGGGTGGAATCAAATTCATCGATAATATAAAGGCTGTCATAGCCGGGGGCTTTCTCCGGCCGCGGCACATTAACCGCCCAGGTAAGTCTCGTGATTTCTTTCCCGGAGGTCGCGGTCAGATTAAAATCAAATGGTCCCGGTTCGATCGGAAGGAAGGCAATGAACCCACCCGCTTTATGAACCGGGACGTCGACCCCATTGATTTTCAATTCAGCTCCGGGAGTAACCGAGCCCAGGATAAAGGTCGAGTCGACGGCTGTGATATAGGCATTCTTCAGGGGATAAACGACATTGATTTGAAGATCTGCCGCAGATAATGCAGAAAATGAGGCGACAAGAAATAGAATCACCCAATATATGCTACTTAGATTCTTCATTTCGAAACTCACTTTTCAGCCTGGGGCCGCCGATGATGTTCTCGGCAACTGAAATAATCCCATTTTCATAGTCGAGACCGGTGGCAATATCTTTTTCCAGCAGCAGGGGGCCGTCGAGGTCACAGTAATCGGCCAGCGAAGAAAGATAGACCGCCGGAGCAATTCCTATCGATGATTCGACCATACAACCCAGCATCACCCTGATTCCATCATTGCGCGCCTGCAGAGCCATTCGTTTCGCCTCAAGAGCCCCGCCGCATTTGGCCATTTTTATATTTATCCCGTCGACATAATCGGCGTGAGTGAAATAGTCATTAATATTATTCAGGCCCTCATCGATATAGATCTCTGTTTTTGCTTTCCCTCTGAGGTGTCTCCATTCCCGGATATGTTCCGGCCCGGTCGGCTGCTCCACGATTTCAACCCCCAGTCGGTCAAGAAGAGAGAGCATCCGCTCCGCTTTTTCGAGTGTCCACCCGCCATTGGCATCGATACGATAAGTTCTGGCCGGCATGTTTTTCAGGAGGGGGATCAGCTCTTCATCCTCGGCGAAGCCCATTTTGATCTTGATAATCGGACATCGTGATTCCCTTATCTCCGCGGCCATTTTTTCGGGACGGTCAATACTGACGGTAAATGATGTTCTGACTTTTTCGGGTTCGCTTACGCCAAGCAGTTCCCAGGGATATTGTTTCAGAGATGCCGACAGATTATTGAGCATGGCCGCAGTGAGAGCCGCCCGGCAGACCGGGTGTATTTTTAGCTCACTAACCGCCCCAATCTCCGAAAGAGATATTCCGTTTAGAGAATTGATAAGGCCGATGGCCGATTTCAGCTCGGCCACAATGACCTCTTCGCT contains:
- a CDS encoding N-acetylmuramoyl-L-alanine amidase, translating into MKNLSSIYWVILFLVASFSALSAADLQINVVYPLKNAYITAVDSTFILGSVTPGAELKINGVDVPVHKAGGFIAFLPIEPGPFDFNLTATSGKEITRLTWAVNVPRPEKAPGYDSLYIIDEFDSTRNLLLGSGDRLVVGFRGTPGCLAYFAIPGLSDSIPMAELPPGVQPYRGESLFEQGRIPESLHARGYYEGFLNIGFEKRPDSTRLIYHLVAPDMKKVLKRILDHPAEMIDFNFLSLLKLNGAAKIDSSPYYIRVNPNGWPRQVEFIDSVQIIRVGPRLGYLTIFQPKEVTAQAVGGEGEWLKLKLSQTQYGWVNRNSVKMLEPGLPPAISNLRTIRTFAAPDHLLVEMPLSAKHPFRIEEEDSRTILLTLYGVYSNTDWIRYDFKDKDLEIATWSQVEPELYQLRLRFKKPIWGYDGYYEGHKFKLIINKSPQLTVGLKDKVIVIDPGHSADPGAIGPTGLRESEANLKIAISLKNELEKKGARVVLTRSDMSNLPLNERPVIAAANKADMSVSIHNNALPDGINPFVNNGVSTYYYHPHSIELARAIQKELPGETGLNDYGLYYGNLAVNRPTGYPAVLVECAFIILPEQEALLKTEEFRLRVARAIRNGIENFLRENER